A portion of the Hymenobacter gelipurpurascens genome contains these proteins:
- a CDS encoding glycosyltransferase family 2 protein, translating to MPAIQLSVVIITYNEERNIARCLEAVRGVADEVVVVDSFSTDATVAISRQHGARVVQHAFEGYVQQKNFATAEARYEHVLQLDADEVLTEELRQSILAAKNDWQGAGYTLARLTNYCGSWVRHGGWYPDRKLRLYDRRLGQWEGLLLHERYEVAAGQPVGQLRGDALHYSYDSVEQHVQQLNRFTSIAADELWLRGKRNVTVFHLLLKPWWKFVHGYFFRLGFLDGFAGLSIATISAWGVFLKFAKLKTKAAA from the coding sequence ATGCCTGCCATTCAGCTATCCGTCGTCATCATCACCTACAACGAAGAGCGCAATATTGCCCGCTGTCTGGAGGCCGTGCGTGGCGTGGCCGATGAGGTGGTCGTCGTCGATTCTTTCTCTACCGATGCTACCGTGGCTATCAGTCGGCAGCACGGCGCCCGTGTGGTGCAGCACGCGTTTGAAGGCTACGTGCAGCAGAAAAACTTTGCTACTGCTGAAGCCCGATATGAGCATGTGCTACAGCTCGATGCCGATGAAGTGCTAACGGAAGAGCTGCGCCAGAGTATTCTGGCAGCTAAAAACGATTGGCAAGGTGCCGGCTACACCTTGGCTCGCCTAACCAATTACTGCGGCTCCTGGGTGCGCCACGGTGGCTGGTACCCCGACCGCAAACTGCGCCTCTATGACCGGCGCCTAGGCCAGTGGGAGGGTCTGCTCCTGCACGAGCGGTATGAAGTAGCCGCAGGCCAGCCCGTAGGCCAGTTACGTGGCGATGCCCTGCACTATTCCTACGACTCTGTGGAGCAGCATGTGCAGCAACTAAACCGCTTCACGAGTATCGCGGCCGATGAGCTTTGGCTGCGCGGCAAGCGCAACGTCACGGTCTTTCATTTGCTCCTGAAGCCTTGGTGGAAATTCGTGCACGGCTACTTCTTCCGGCTGGGTTTCTTGGATGGGTTTGCGGGGTTGAGCATTGCCACGATATCGGCCTGGGGAGTGTTTCTGAAATTCGCGAAGCTGAAAACCAAAGCTGCCGCATGA
- the nadD gene encoding nicotinate (nicotinamide) nucleotide adenylyltransferase produces MKIGLLFGSFNPIHTGHLILANFMATHTDLDAVWLVVSPQSPFKVGQEMLPEAARYELVQLAIAGNARLRALDIEFAMPKPSYTINTLDELRRLHPAHRFVLLMGEDNLPGLPNWKNADRILAENEVYVYPRPGVDATAVNAHPGVKVVDAPLLDISATFIRDCVRAHKSIRYLVPEAVEAKIELAGYWQ; encoded by the coding sequence ATGAAGATAGGCTTGCTGTTCGGCTCATTTAATCCTATCCATACGGGCCATCTTATCTTGGCAAACTTCATGGCTACGCATACCGATCTGGATGCTGTGTGGCTAGTAGTATCTCCTCAAAGCCCCTTCAAGGTGGGACAGGAAATGCTACCGGAAGCCGCGCGCTATGAGTTGGTGCAGCTAGCCATAGCGGGCAACGCACGTTTGCGCGCGTTGGACATTGAGTTTGCTATGCCCAAGCCCAGCTATACTATCAATACGCTGGATGAGCTGCGTCGTCTGCACCCCGCGCACCGGTTTGTGCTCCTGATGGGCGAGGACAATCTACCTGGCCTCCCAAACTGGAAAAACGCTGACCGCATCTTGGCTGAAAACGAAGTCTATGTGTATCCGAGGCCAGGAGTTGACGCTACTGCCGTGAACGCACATCCTGGTGTAAAAGTGGTAGATGCGCCACTGCTAGATATATCCGCTACGTTTATTCGGGACTGCGTACGGGCTCACAAGTCTATCCGCTACTTGGTTCCGGAGGCTGTTGAGGCAAAAATTGAACTTGCTGGATACTGGCAATAG
- the ahcY gene encoding adenosylhomocysteinase has product MVETKTTAYVPYKVKDMSLAAWGRKEIRLAEAEMPGLMALREEFGASKPLKGARIAGCLHMTIQTAVLIETLIALGADVTWSSCNIFSTQDHAAAAIAAAGIPVYAWKEMTEEEFNWCIEQTLFFGEKREPLNMILDDGGDLTNMVLNQFPELAAGIKGISEETTTGVLRLLDRVKNGTLPMPAFNVNDSVTKSKFDNKYGCKESAVDAIRRATDVMMAGKIAVVAGYGDVGKGTAASLRGAGARVIVTEIDPICALQAAMDGYAVKKMENAIKEADIVVTATGNCDIITESAFRSLKDKAIVCNIGHFDDEIDMAWLNKNYGDTKDTVKPQVDIYNIDGKEVIILAEGRLVNLGCATGHPSFVMSNSFTNQTLAQLELWQNAANYENKVYTLPKHLDEKVARLHLAKIGVELDELKPKQADYINVSVEGPFKSDLYRY; this is encoded by the coding sequence ATGGTTGAGACGAAGACCACGGCATACGTTCCGTACAAAGTAAAAGACATGAGCCTCGCTGCCTGGGGCCGTAAAGAAATCCGCTTGGCCGAGGCTGAAATGCCGGGCCTGATGGCACTGCGCGAAGAGTTTGGCGCTTCTAAGCCGCTCAAAGGCGCTCGGATTGCCGGCTGCCTGCATATGACCATCCAGACCGCTGTGCTCATCGAGACGCTGATTGCGCTGGGTGCTGATGTAACCTGGTCGTCGTGCAACATCTTCTCTACCCAAGACCACGCTGCCGCTGCCATTGCTGCGGCTGGCATTCCGGTTTACGCCTGGAAAGAGATGACGGAAGAGGAATTCAACTGGTGCATTGAGCAGACGCTGTTCTTCGGCGAGAAGCGCGAGCCTCTGAACATGATCCTCGACGACGGTGGCGACCTGACCAACATGGTGCTGAACCAGTTCCCGGAGCTGGCCGCTGGAATCAAAGGCATCTCGGAGGAAACTACAACGGGTGTGTTGCGCCTGCTGGACCGCGTAAAGAACGGTACGCTGCCCATGCCTGCCTTCAACGTAAACGACTCGGTTACCAAGTCGAAGTTCGATAACAAGTACGGCTGCAAAGAGTCGGCGGTAGATGCTATCCGTCGGGCTACCGACGTAATGATGGCCGGCAAAATTGCGGTAGTAGCCGGCTACGGCGACGTAGGAAAAGGTACTGCTGCTTCGCTGCGTGGTGCAGGTGCCCGCGTTATCGTGACGGAAATTGACCCTATCTGCGCTCTGCAGGCCGCTATGGACGGCTATGCGGTGAAGAAGATGGAAAACGCCATCAAGGAGGCTGATATCGTAGTAACTGCTACCGGCAACTGCGACATCATCACGGAGAGTGCCTTCCGCTCCCTGAAAGACAAAGCCATTGTCTGCAACATCGGTCACTTCGATGATGAAATTGACATGGCTTGGCTGAACAAAAACTACGGCGACACCAAAGACACGGTGAAGCCACAGGTTGACATCTACAACATCGACGGTAAAGAGGTCATCATCCTCGCCGAAGGCCGCCTCGTAAACCTGGGCTGCGCTACGGGCCACCCCTCGTTCGTAATGTCGAACTCGTTTACGAACCAGACGCTGGCGCAGCTGGAGCTGTGGCAGAACGCTGCCAATTACGAGAACAAAGTGTACACCCTGCCCAAGCACCTCGATGAGAAGGTAGCCCGCCTGCACCTCGCCAAAATTGGTGTGGAGCTAGACGAGTTGAAGCCTAAGCAGGCAGATTATATCAACGTGTCAGTAGAAGGCCCTTTCAAGTCGGACCTGTACCGTTACTAG
- the frr gene encoding ribosome recycling factor, producing the protein MDEEIKFYLDEAEESMGKALQHTGVELTRIRAGKASPAMLDSLRVDYYGTPTPVAQVANVSAPDARTLFIKPWEKNMISEIAKAIKNSDLGLNPQSDAEGVRLNIPAMTEERRRELVKQAKVESEGGKVRIRGIRKDVNEALRKLLKEGASEDAIKDAEAKVQKATDSYIIKVDDLLSKKESEIMTI; encoded by the coding sequence GTGGACGAAGAAATTAAGTTTTATCTGGACGAGGCGGAAGAATCGATGGGCAAGGCCCTGCAGCACACTGGTGTGGAGCTGACGCGCATCCGGGCAGGCAAGGCTTCACCAGCTATGCTCGATTCCTTGCGTGTAGATTACTATGGCACGCCTACTCCTGTAGCGCAGGTGGCCAACGTATCGGCGCCAGATGCCCGTACGCTGTTCATCAAGCCGTGGGAGAAAAACATGATCAGCGAGATTGCCAAGGCCATTAAAAACAGTGACCTAGGCCTCAATCCGCAATCAGATGCCGAAGGCGTACGCCTGAATATTCCGGCCATGACTGAGGAACGCCGCCGCGAACTAGTAAAGCAAGCGAAAGTGGAATCAGAAGGCGGTAAAGTTCGCATTCGTGGTATCCGCAAGGATGTGAATGAGGCCTTACGCAAACTCCTGAAGGAAGGTGCTTCTGAGGATGCCATCAAAGATGCTGAAGCGAAAGTGCAGAAGGCAACAGATTCCTACATCATCAAAGTAGATGACTTGCTAAGCAAGAAGGAATCAGAAATCATGACCATCTGA
- a CDS encoding O-antigen ligase family protein has protein sequence MGTPAMEPQRNASGWHWWWRTGRLSQYLLLLACAAGVAGLLASRALVALSPVVGVFAALANPALGQSVAKWLRLRTVWAPAALYALLILSGFYTQEWAVWRHETYRLLPWLGVPLAFGVAVPLSRRQRFGIGCLYVGGTALVGLATLGQYFVHPAAANESFGIGQSMPSITGIFHIHFGLMLALAAFFAVLLRRNAQATPFLKVLLVVAAASCVITLHLLAYRTGLLVFYVMALLDVVHLLLRRRLVLGLLALLLLGVVPWVAYQTLEPVQQRVHATIWDLFQFRDGNDINQYSLSRRIAAWQNALAIAQQHPLLGVGPADTYRAMMEQYSWKDFGLLPENRVMVHNQYLHQLIGGGIVGLGLWLLVLFGPFMKPALRRNPYVYHFLCMQATAMLVDSLLELQIGFNLFVFCYGFIVVAAERCATSPIETGKPSALRMV, from the coding sequence ATGGGTACTCCCGCAATGGAACCGCAGCGAAATGCATCGGGGTGGCACTGGTGGTGGCGTACGGGCCGTTTGTCGCAATATTTGCTGCTGCTGGCCTGCGCGGCAGGAGTTGCCGGGCTGCTGGCGTCGCGCGCTTTGGTAGCCCTGAGCCCAGTGGTAGGCGTGTTTGCTGCTCTCGCAAATCCGGCGCTAGGCCAGTCTGTAGCTAAGTGGCTGCGGTTGCGCACCGTATGGGCACCGGCCGCGCTGTACGCCTTGCTGATATTGAGTGGCTTCTATACCCAGGAGTGGGCCGTGTGGCGCCACGAAACCTACCGCTTACTGCCTTGGCTGGGCGTGCCGCTGGCCTTTGGCGTGGCCGTGCCCCTCAGTCGCCGCCAGCGTTTCGGAATTGGCTGTCTATATGTAGGAGGCACTGCCCTCGTTGGGCTAGCCACGCTAGGCCAGTATTTCGTGCACCCTGCCGCCGCCAACGAGTCGTTTGGGATTGGCCAAAGTATGCCTTCCATCACCGGTATCTTTCACATCCATTTCGGGCTGATGCTCGCCCTGGCCGCCTTCTTTGCGGTGTTGCTGCGGCGCAATGCACAAGCCACTCCTTTCCTGAAAGTACTGCTGGTTGTGGCGGCAGCTAGCTGCGTTATAACGTTGCATCTGCTAGCCTACCGTACGGGGCTGCTGGTATTCTACGTTATGGCTTTGCTGGATGTGGTGCATCTGCTTCTGCGCCGCCGTCTGGTGCTGGGGCTACTGGCGCTGCTCCTGCTGGGGGTAGTGCCGTGGGTGGCCTACCAGACTTTGGAGCCGGTGCAGCAGCGCGTGCATGCCACCATATGGGACCTATTCCAGTTCCGCGATGGGAATGATATCAACCAGTATTCTCTGTCCCGCCGCATTGCCGCCTGGCAGAACGCGCTTGCAATAGCTCAGCAGCATCCGTTGCTGGGAGTAGGCCCCGCGGATACCTATCGAGCCATGATGGAGCAATACAGCTGGAAAGATTTCGGTCTTCTGCCCGAAAACCGCGTAATGGTGCATAACCAGTATCTCCACCAGCTCATTGGTGGCGGTATTGTGGGGCTGGGTTTGTGGTTGCTGGTGCTATTTGGCCCTTTCATGAAACCCGCCTTGCGTCGCAATCCGTACGTGTATCATTTTCTATGCATGCAGGCTACCGCAATGTTGGTAGATTCGCTGCTTGAATTACAGATCGGGTTCAACTTGTTTGTGTTCTGCTACGGCTTCATTGTGGTGGCCGCCGAACGATGCGCAACCTCACCTATAGAAACGGGTAAACCTTCCGCCTTGCGGATGGTATAA
- the gmk gene encoding guanylate kinase — protein MQGKIIVFSAPSGAGKTTIVHRLLERIPELSFSISACTRDKRGRTEANGKDYYFISVQEFQEKIRHDEFVEWEEVYEGAFYGTLKSEIERIWENDHHAVLDVDVKGGLSIKEFYKDRALAVFVKPPSIEILEQRLRKRATDSAASISSRVYKANFELTFEDRFDVTIVNDDLEQAIDEAEKLVRKFIMADSELL, from the coding sequence ATGCAGGGTAAAATCATCGTTTTTTCGGCTCCCTCCGGAGCCGGTAAGACTACTATTGTTCATCGGCTGCTGGAGCGTATTCCGGAGCTAAGTTTCTCGATATCAGCCTGTACGCGCGACAAGCGCGGCCGGACTGAAGCAAACGGGAAAGACTACTACTTCATCTCCGTCCAAGAATTCCAGGAGAAAATCCGTCACGATGAGTTCGTGGAGTGGGAGGAAGTATACGAAGGTGCTTTCTACGGTACGCTTAAGTCAGAAATTGAGCGCATCTGGGAAAACGACCACCATGCCGTGCTCGACGTGGATGTAAAAGGTGGCCTGAGCATCAAGGAGTTTTACAAAGACCGGGCATTGGCCGTGTTTGTAAAACCGCCTTCCATAGAAATACTGGAGCAACGCCTGCGCAAGCGCGCTACCGACTCAGCAGCTAGTATCTCGTCTCGGGTATACAAAGCAAACTTCGAGCTCACGTTTGAAGACCGCTTTGATGTGACCATCGTCAACGACGATCTGGAACAGGCCATTGATGAAGCCGAAAAGCTGGTGCGCAAGTTTATCATGGCCGATTCTGAGCTACTGTGA
- a CDS encoding sigma-70 family RNA polymerase sigma factor — protein sequence MSDSPERVPKLSKEEKDRRFQAELMPVLDSLYNFAFRLTLDEDDANDLVQETYLKAYRFFEYFEQGTNAKAWLFRILKNSFINDFRKKSKQPAKVDYSEIEGYYNSEDVEADGDAGSTSSDMRQQSVRDLIGDEVASALNSLPVDFRTVIILCDLEGFTYEEMAKVLDIPIGTVRSRLHRARNFLKDKLERYAKSMGYGSEDGDDSNSDETE from the coding sequence ATGAGCGACTCTCCCGAACGGGTTCCCAAACTGAGCAAAGAGGAAAAAGACCGGCGTTTTCAGGCCGAACTGATGCCTGTGCTCGATTCGCTGTACAACTTCGCCTTTCGCCTCACGCTGGACGAAGATGACGCAAATGACCTCGTACAGGAAACTTATCTGAAAGCATATCGCTTCTTTGAGTACTTCGAGCAAGGAACAAACGCCAAAGCGTGGCTGTTTCGCATCCTGAAAAACTCGTTCATCAACGATTTCCGCAAAAAAAGTAAGCAGCCTGCCAAGGTTGATTACAGCGAAATCGAAGGGTACTACAACTCGGAAGATGTGGAGGCCGACGGCGACGCCGGCAGCACTTCCTCCGACATGCGGCAGCAGTCCGTGCGCGACCTCATCGGCGACGAGGTGGCCAGCGCACTCAACTCACTGCCCGTGGATTTTCGCACCGTCATTATCCTCTGCGACCTGGAAGGGTTCACGTACGAGGAAATGGCAAAAGTGCTCGATATCCCTATTGGGACGGTGCGCTCTCGCTTACACCGGGCGCGTAACTTCCTGAAGGACAAGTTGGAAAGATACGCCAAGTCGATGGGCTACGGCTCCGAAGACGGCGACGATAGTAATTCAGACGAAACCGAATAA
- the pyrH gene encoding UMP kinase, whose protein sequence is MKYKRILLKLSGEALMGQQQYGIDAVRLMQYAEEIKTAAATGTQIAVVIGGGNIFRGVQAEAFGLDRVQGDYMGMLATVINSMALQSALEKLNVNTRLLSGVTIQRVCEPYIRRRALRHLEKGRVVIFGAGIGSPYFTTDSAASLRAIEIEADVVLKGTRVDGIYTADPEKDPSAVRYPEITFDEVMEKNLNVMDMTAFTLCKENNLPIIVFDMNKEGNLQRLIEGETVGTLVTMSSSTAAALEAKHSGLQPVSKETPGEQI, encoded by the coding sequence TTGAAGTACAAACGAATCCTGCTAAAGTTGAGCGGCGAAGCTCTCATGGGCCAGCAACAGTACGGTATCGATGCCGTCCGACTGATGCAGTACGCGGAGGAAATTAAGACAGCAGCGGCTACTGGTACCCAAATAGCGGTAGTCATTGGTGGCGGCAATATTTTCCGGGGCGTACAGGCGGAAGCGTTTGGCCTAGACCGCGTACAGGGTGACTATATGGGCATGCTGGCCACGGTCATCAACTCAATGGCCTTGCAAAGTGCGCTCGAAAAGCTGAACGTAAACACACGTCTGCTTTCCGGAGTAACTATCCAGCGAGTATGCGAGCCATACATTCGGCGGAGAGCGTTACGCCATCTGGAGAAGGGCCGTGTGGTGATTTTTGGCGCCGGCATCGGTTCACCGTACTTCACTACCGATTCGGCTGCTTCGCTGCGGGCCATCGAGATTGAGGCCGATGTAGTGCTAAAGGGCACCCGGGTTGATGGCATTTATACCGCCGACCCCGAGAAGGACCCGTCGGCAGTGCGCTATCCGGAAATTACGTTTGATGAGGTAATGGAAAAGAACCTCAACGTAATGGACATGACGGCTTTCACTCTTTGCAAGGAGAATAATCTGCCCATCATTGTATTCGACATGAACAAGGAAGGCAATCTGCAGCGCCTCATTGAGGGCGAAACTGTGGGCACTCTCGTGACGATGAGCAGCTCAACAGCTGCGGCGTTAGAAGCTAAGCATAGTGGCCTACAGCCCGTCAGCAAAGAGACTCCTGGCGAGCAGATATAA
- a CDS encoding DUF4397 domain-containing protein, with product MKTLTSLLRRSVVFAALPAALAFSSCSNDDKADPIPDQGRVLAVHAAPNANVKVSVLADEQAIKDLNYGENSGYQVLNAGSKVFKVNVAGTTTTVATATQTVAKDKNYSLFAYSPSNQANSVAPLWVEDDLTAPAAGKAKIRVVHVGQGAASPLTLYRTESTGTATLLIPNISFGNASAFTEIDANTANLYLSNSSNVPVIIIGSKVLAAGKIYTLVVRGSSTGLTTDLQVKADFIENN from the coding sequence ATGAAAACCCTGACCTCCCTGCTCCGCCGCTCCGTGGTATTCGCGGCTCTGCCGGCCGCCCTGGCTTTCAGCTCCTGCTCCAACGACGATAAAGCCGACCCAATCCCTGATCAGGGGCGGGTGTTAGCCGTGCATGCAGCTCCAAATGCTAATGTGAAAGTATCAGTGCTTGCCGACGAACAAGCTATTAAGGATCTGAACTACGGCGAAAATTCCGGCTATCAGGTACTCAATGCCGGCAGTAAAGTGTTTAAGGTAAATGTGGCTGGCACCACTACCACAGTAGCTACGGCAACCCAAACAGTAGCCAAAGACAAGAATTACTCTCTGTTTGCTTACAGCCCTTCCAACCAAGCTAACTCAGTTGCCCCTCTATGGGTAGAGGATGACCTGACGGCTCCAGCTGCTGGAAAAGCTAAAATCCGGGTGGTGCACGTAGGCCAGGGTGCCGCTTCGCCCCTTACGCTATATCGTACTGAGTCCACTGGTACTGCTACCCTACTGATTCCGAACATTTCTTTCGGTAATGCTTCGGCCTTCACGGAAATTGACGCCAACACGGCAAATCTGTACTTGTCGAATTCCAGTAATGTGCCGGTTATTATCATTGGTAGCAAAGTGCTGGCTGCTGGCAAAATCTACACATTGGTAGTTCGAGGCTCCTCGACAGGCTTGACGACGGATCTGCAGGTGAAAGCCGATTTCATTGAGAATAATTAG
- a CDS encoding class I SAM-dependent methyltransferase translates to MEYPLPAAARQYVAEHLHDDPAQLALQARRYPGLPVPDLVRQIQARQKARAKLPAWAENPDLIFPPALSVEQASSDRTAAYKASLVRGQRLADITGGFGVDAAHFAATVPEVHYVERNLGLVEVVRYNLQQLGIENVQCHNDDAVNFLRSTPDTFDWIYLDPARRDTAARKIFRLQDCEPDVLRIMPLLLHKSRSVLLKTSPMLDIEQALQELRHVRRLWVVAVDNECKEVLYELGPEPAVDPERFTVNLLRNGQQQEFRLNRARESRAIARYALPQEYLYEPNVAVLKAGGFRSIGTAFEMLKLHQHSHLYTSDTLHPQFPGRIFRIRGTEKYDGQALRTYLGPEVRAHVTTRNFPDTVAEFRHRTGIREGGDLYLFATTNLEGKLMVLVCEKL, encoded by the coding sequence ATGGAATACCCGCTGCCGGCAGCGGCCCGGCAATACGTAGCCGAGCATCTGCACGACGACCCCGCTCAACTGGCGCTGCAGGCCCGCCGTTATCCTGGCCTACCCGTTCCGGACCTCGTGCGTCAGATTCAGGCGCGCCAGAAAGCCCGCGCCAAACTGCCGGCCTGGGCCGAAAATCCGGACCTGATTTTCCCGCCTGCTCTCTCCGTGGAGCAGGCCTCTTCTGACCGTACGGCGGCTTACAAAGCCAGTTTGGTACGCGGGCAGCGTTTGGCTGACATTACAGGCGGCTTCGGAGTAGATGCGGCGCATTTTGCGGCCACTGTACCCGAGGTTCATTATGTGGAGCGCAACCTGGGCCTGGTAGAGGTAGTGCGCTACAACCTGCAGCAACTCGGTATCGAGAATGTGCAGTGTCACAACGACGATGCCGTGAACTTCCTGCGCAGCACGCCCGATACGTTCGACTGGATCTACCTCGACCCGGCCCGACGCGACACGGCTGCCCGCAAGATTTTCCGGCTGCAGGACTGTGAGCCCGATGTGCTGCGCATTATGCCGCTCCTGCTGCACAAAAGCCGCAGCGTACTACTCAAAACCTCGCCCATGCTCGATATCGAGCAGGCCTTGCAGGAGCTGCGCCACGTACGCCGCCTATGGGTGGTAGCCGTAGACAATGAGTGCAAAGAGGTGCTGTATGAACTGGGCCCCGAGCCGGCTGTAGACCCCGAGCGTTTCACGGTGAATTTGCTCCGCAACGGGCAGCAGCAGGAGTTTCGGCTGAACCGCGCCCGGGAAAGCCGGGCCATTGCGCGGTATGCCTTGCCGCAGGAGTACCTCTACGAGCCCAACGTGGCCGTGCTGAAAGCCGGCGGATTCCGCAGCATCGGTACTGCCTTCGAGATGCTGAAGCTCCACCAGCACAGCCACCTCTATACTTCTGACACACTGCACCCACAGTTCCCGGGCCGCATTTTCCGGATTCGGGGCACGGAGAAATACGATGGCCAAGCCCTGCGCACTTACTTAGGCCCCGAGGTGCGGGCCCACGTCACTACCCGCAACTTCCCCGATACTGTAGCGGAGTTCCGGCACCGTACCGGCATTCGGGAGGGCGGCGACCTGTACCTGTTTGCTACCACCAATCTGGAAGGCAAGCTAATGGTGCTGGTGTGTGAGAAGCTGTGA
- a CDS encoding biotin/lipoyl-containing protein codes for MLQVRTGPDQLWDIDYRSGGPITVNGQAFEWDLAALGDGCYHILYAGKSFAAELLSVEYQTKTLVLKLNGQRMELQAKDRFDLLLDKLGMSNTAASKVNELKAPMPGLIVDIRVSQGQVVQKGDPLLVLEAMKMENILKAPGEGTISAIKVNLRDNVTKGQVLIQFS; via the coding sequence ATGCTACAGGTACGTACTGGTCCCGATCAACTCTGGGACATCGATTACCGCTCCGGCGGACCTATTACCGTGAATGGCCAAGCCTTTGAGTGGGACCTGGCTGCTTTGGGAGATGGTTGTTATCATATCCTGTACGCGGGAAAATCGTTTGCCGCAGAGCTGCTCTCCGTGGAATACCAGACCAAAACGCTGGTGCTAAAACTGAACGGGCAACGCATGGAGCTGCAGGCCAAAGATCGGTTTGATCTGCTGCTCGATAAGTTGGGCATGAGCAATACGGCGGCCAGCAAAGTCAATGAGTTAAAAGCCCCTATGCCTGGCCTTATCGTTGATATCCGCGTAAGCCAAGGACAAGTTGTGCAGAAAGGAGACCCATTGCTGGTACTGGAAGCTATGAAGATGGAGAACATCCTGAAAGCGCCCGGTGAAGGCACCATTTCCGCCATCAAGGTAAATCTGCGCGACAACGTAACGAAGGGCCAAGTACTGATTCAGTTCAGCTAG
- a CDS encoding glycosyltransferase family 9 protein, which produces MKTFLISRTDAIGDVVLTLPVAGWLKQLFPGCRVVLLGRTYTEAVAEACPWVDAFLNLDELLRLVPGEQVATLQAQQVDVILHVFPNKAVARLAKQAKIPVRIGTRNRIFHWFTCNRLVALSRRHSPLHEAQLNLELLRPLGHFEALTLPEVAALTQLQPSAALPRPLASLLAARQPGQLNVVLHPRSRGSAREWGLPHFGALARLLHQAGHRVFVTGTAAEGEELHEWLSEYKAFITAEFTGQLSLPELLAFIGATDGLVAGSTGPLHLAAALGRHALGLYPPIKPMHPGRWAPLGPHAEYLVFDKPDCQDCRAQPAACTCIKALEPLQALARIQTWQPLSVPLPTRPD; this is translated from the coding sequence ATGAAAACCTTCCTGATCAGCCGTACCGATGCTATCGGGGATGTCGTCCTCACGCTGCCTGTTGCGGGCTGGCTCAAGCAGCTGTTTCCAGGGTGCCGCGTAGTGCTCCTTGGGCGTACCTATACTGAGGCTGTTGCCGAAGCCTGCCCGTGGGTTGATGCGTTCCTGAATCTGGACGAGTTGCTGCGACTAGTGCCCGGCGAGCAGGTAGCCACTCTTCAAGCCCAGCAGGTCGATGTGATTTTGCACGTCTTCCCAAACAAAGCAGTTGCGCGCTTAGCCAAGCAGGCCAAAATCCCGGTGCGTATTGGCACCCGCAACCGCATCTTTCACTGGTTTACCTGCAACCGATTGGTGGCCCTAAGCCGGCGCCACTCTCCTTTGCATGAGGCGCAGCTTAACCTGGAGTTGCTACGGCCCTTAGGCCACTTCGAGGCCCTAACGCTTCCCGAGGTTGCTGCATTAACCCAACTCCAGCCTTCTGCTGCCTTACCTAGGCCATTAGCTTCCTTGCTGGCAGCTCGGCAGCCTGGGCAGCTCAATGTAGTGCTGCATCCACGAAGCCGAGGCAGTGCCCGGGAATGGGGCCTTCCACATTTTGGGGCGCTGGCTCGTTTGCTCCACCAAGCCGGGCACCGCGTATTCGTGACCGGTACTGCCGCCGAAGGGGAGGAGCTGCACGAGTGGCTTTCGGAATACAAGGCTTTCATTACCGCAGAGTTTACCGGCCAGCTTAGCTTACCCGAACTACTGGCTTTCATTGGGGCTACTGATGGCTTAGTGGCCGGGAGTACCGGACCTTTGCACTTGGCCGCCGCGCTGGGCCGGCATGCGCTAGGCCTCTATCCGCCCATCAAGCCAATGCATCCCGGCCGGTGGGCTCCGCTTGGCCCCCATGCCGAGTATCTGGTATTCGACAAGCCCGACTGTCAGGATTGTCGGGCGCAGCCTGCGGCCTGTACGTGTATTAAGGCACTGGAACCTTTGCAAGCTTTGGCCCGCATTCAGACTTGGCAGCCGTTGTCTGTTCCTTTACCTACTCGCCCGGATTAA